A genomic region of Fusarium falciforme chromosome 4, complete sequence contains the following coding sequences:
- a CDS encoding MFS domain-containing protein, whose amino-acid sequence MPSTKNNPQALSSTHLEDATDIKHAADNNRVDPEVAKYASAAAIEIDNETNKRLKRMIDKRVLLVMMVTYFLQALDKGTISFASIMGIVDDTRLVGQQYSWLTTIVYIAVLVVEYPTNWIIQRVSVAKYLAANIICWGAVLALHAACRNFGGLLAVRFFLGALEACCQPCFVFLSGMWYRRSEQSTTVVLWYAMNGLQQIVGGLLAYCFSNIPDKAPIHSWQALFITYGCITVLWGLFVLWWMPDSPMKSKCFSEDDKKLMVERVRSNQSGLQNRKFRVEQIYEALRDPQTYAFGVIQICTTLPNSGLNAFSALLVKSFGFDVLQTQLLSMVLGAVMIIIMFGAVWVDRKTGQPIYAMATSVIPSIAGTVVLMTVERTSKANEIGLLLAYYVTISFWACSALCLSLITRNVAGQTKRSFVIATNFLCWAVGNCIGPQVFRSNDAPRYFIAFSVHVACYGVLAATLLLLRAYYAYSNRVRDRRTEDGEITVDSTLAHGFEDKTDKENLNFRYHY is encoded by the exons ATGCCGTCAACGAAGAATAATCCTCAGGCCCTCAGTTCCACGCATCTCGAGGATGCCACCGACATCAAGCATGCTGCCGATAATAACAGGGTCGACCCAGAAGTCGCAAAATACGCTTCTGCGGCTGCCATCGAGATCGACAACGAGACCAACAAACGACTGAAAAGGATGATTGACAAGCGAGTTCTGCTCGTCATGATGGTGACATACTTTCTTCAGGCACTTGACAAAGGAACGATCTCGTTTGCCTCCATCATGGGGATCGTGGATGATACTCGGCTCGTCGGGCAGCAG TACAGCTGGTTGACAACCATTGTCTACATCGCGGTTTTGGTAGTTGAATATCCGACGAACTGGATCATACAACGCGTCTCGGTGGCCAAGTATCTCGCAGCCAACATCATCTGCTGGGGCGCTGTGCTTGCGCTCCATGCGGCCTGTCGAAACTTTGGAGGCTTGCTTGCCGTCCGGTTCTTCTTGGGAGCCCTTGAAGCTTGTTGCCAGCCATGTTTCGTGTTCCTTTCAGGCATGTGGTACCGACGTTCTGAACAAAGTACGACAGTGGTTCTTTG GTATGCCATGAACGGCTTACAGCAGATCGTCGGGGGTCTCCTGGCCTACTGTTTCTCGAACATTCCCGACAAAGCCCCTATTCACTCTTGGCAAGCACTGTTTATAACGTACGGATGTATCACCGTACTTTGGGGACTCTTTGTTCTCTGGTGGATGCCTGACTCTCCAATGAAGTCAAAGTGTTTCTCTGAGgacgacaagaagctcatggTCGAGCGCGTTCGCAGCAATCAGAGTGGACTGCAAAACAGAAAGTTTCGAGTAGAACAGATTTACGAGGCTCTGCGAGACCCGCAAA CGTACGCGTTTGGAGTGATTCAGATCTGCACCACCCTTCCCAACTCTGGCCTCAATGCTTTTTCAGCACTTCTGGTCAAGAGCTTTGGCTTCGATGTCCTCCAGACACAACTTCTGTCCATGGTTTTGGGTGCTGTCATGATAATCATCATGTTCGGCGCCGTTTGGGTGGATCGAAAGACCGGGCAGCCCATTTACGCCATGGCTACATCGGTGATCCC CTCAATTGCCGGTACCGTGGTCCTCATGACTGTTGAACGCACAAGCAAGGCAAATGAAATCGGTCTGCTCCTGGCCTACTACGTCACGATATCATTTTGGGCCTGCTCTGCCTTATGCCTCTCCCTAATCACCCGGAATGTCGCGGGCCAGACCAAGAGATCCTTTGTCATCGCTACCAACTTCCTATGCTGGGCTGTAGGAAACTGTATCGGGCCTCAAGTATTCCGCTCCAACGATGCTCCTCGATACTTCATCGCCTTTTCAGTACACGTCGCTTGCTATGGTGTCCTAGCCGCAACGTTGCTATTGCTACGGGCCTACTATGCGTACAGCAACAGGGTCCGGGATAGGAGAACAGAGGATGGTGAGATTACCGTGGACAGTACGCTCGCGCATGGATTTGAAGACAAGACAGACAAGGAGAATTTGAACTTTAGGTATCACTACTAG
- a CDS encoding F-box domain-containing protein: MATARIRTSDEPPSAAWNYQGANYVGFFDEPWDENFQDQECQECTIADRTPADSQILKFELLPIWPKCDEDDPDWLPDSQPHSHDEPLEYDSGLEAEDSDDGSSRSSYDESCHNDNDSDDQGGSYDGTLKQYNLSDLFDPPRPERLPHGAWHRGFVHYTGNRRLPEKRVLLPRGSISKIPPEHIASPACRSLRGINGHVLSLAQMKNCRNVRVLVPKPSNWRTDVSEQLLEESSLFYLSGESNGSNLGVDGHFQPWRSFYPPRHGLHELRTNWEFIDEGCDESDVLLPLAVHSYCLDMYAKSSYHRLGRVDLDGLWYWREIQSSPDSYGMGDRVPLRRPEVERARKRWDQPWHHLAGDEWLVANPVEIPGICRVLETCMNRTNKGQAQLRNARLLALPTEVIHHILSFLNLPDIDTMAKTCRRLYDHAQPIFKACVFRDMYWLWEICEGIEYPTSPDRPATWDPLCPPGLLPPALPLGLESKEAEDRLWTEIIAEDPEMEGAGNAAKALNRLRRDEVFGPYRARQESSLHEWHTFRASVAAWIRHTQGRAGPSIDGADWRHIWLLFNPATTSLPGVRNRARIWNHCEQIMDCVALAHKSGEIDNKHDDLHAKLSDPSQPGLTTNIYDDADWF; encoded by the exons ATGGCTACTGCCCGAATTCGCACCTCAGATGAGCCGCCGAGCGCAGCTTGGAACTACCAAGGGGCCAATTATGTAGGCTTCTTCGATGAACCTTGGGACGAGAAttttcaagaccaagaatgCCAAGAATGCACGATCGCAGATAGAACTCCGGCCGATTCTCAGATACTTAAGTTCGAACTCCTCCCTATTTGGCCAAAATGCGATGAAGACGACCCCGACTGGCTTCCGGATAGCCAACCCCATAGTCACGACGAGCCCCTGGAGTACGACTCAGGTTTGGAAGCCGAAGACTCTGATGATGGGTCGTCAAGAAGCTCTTACGATGAGTCTTGCCACAACGACAACGATAGCGATGATCAGGGAGGCAGCTATGACGGTACGCTGAAGCAATACAATCTCTCGGACCTGTTTGATCCGCCGAGGCCTGAGAGGCTGCCCCACGGGGCCTGGCATAGAGGGTTTGTCCATTACACAGGCAACCGCAGACTTCCAGAAAAGCGAgtgcttcttcctcgcgGCTCCATATCCAAGATTCCGCCAGAGCATATCGCCTCGCCGGCATGTCGGAGCTTACGAGGTATCAATGGACATGTGCTAAGCCTAGCGCAAATGAAGAATTGCCGCAACGTCCGCGTTTTGGTACCAAAGCCGTCGAATTGGAGGACAGACGTTAGCGAGCAGCTCCTCGAAGAAAGCAGTCTATTCTATCTGTCAGGAGAGTCAAATGGCTCAAATCTTGGCGTGGACGGGCATTTCCAGCCCTGGCGGTCCTTCTATCCCCCACGCCACGGGCTGCATGAATTGAGGACCAATTGGGAGTTCATCGACGAGGGCTGCGAT GAGTCTGACGTATTGCTGCCACTGGCAGTCCACTCTTACTGTCTCGACATGTATGCAAAATCATCATACCATCGACTGGGCCGTGTTGATTTGGATGGGCTTTGGTATTGGCGTGAGATACAGAGTAGCCCAGACTCTTACGGAATGGGGGATCGAGTCCCGCTACGGCGGCCGGAAGTGGAACGAGCCCGTAAACGTTGGGACCAGCCGTGGCACCATCTCGCCGGCGATGAATGGCTTGTCGCGAATCCTGTTGAGATCCCAGGCATCTGCCGGGTTCTGGAGACTTGCATGAACCGTACAAACAAAGGTCAAGCTCAGCTGCGGAACGCGAGGCTCCTCGCTCTCCCTACTGAGGTCATTCATCATATACTTTCGTTCCTTAACTTACCTGATATCGACACGATGGCAAAGACGTGTCGGAGGCTCTACGACCATGCGCAGCCAATCTTCAAAGCATGCGTGTTTAGGGACATGTACTGGTTGTGGGAGATTTGTGAAGGCATTGAATACCCGACATCGCCTGACCGGCCAGCGACGTGGGATCCGCTTTGCCCACCTGGCTTGCTGCCTCCTGCGCTTCCGTTGGGCCTTGAGAGCAAAGAAGCTGAAGACAGGCTCTGGACAGAAATCATCGCTGAGGATCCAGAGATGGAGGGGGCTGGGAATGCCGCCAAAGCGCTCAATCGCCTGCGCCGGGACGAGGTTTTCGGACCATATCGTGCAAGACAGGAATCGTCGCTTCACGAGTGGCACACCTTTCGCGCCTCTGTAGCAGCGTGGATCAGACATACACAGGGCAGAGCTGGGCCTAGCATAGACGGGGCTGACTGGAGGCATATATGGTTGCTTTTCAACCCTGCAACAACTTCCTTACCCGGTGTGCGCAACCGCGCGCGGATATGGAATCACTGCGAGCAGATTATGGATTGTGTTGCCTTGGCGCACAAATCAGGTGAGATCGACAACAAGCATGATGATTTGCACGCAAAGTTGTCGGACCCGTCGCAACCGGGACTGACGACGAATATCTACGACGATGCTGATTGGTTCTAA
- a CDS encoding ZZ-type domain-containing protein: MAAATEETTLKTGEEEELPQGAEVLVSDVNELHDNAASNEQSPKDTGNDDEDEDEKEKEDYKAYSRPLGDDHHLGLEVVSGDEGDQNTSSVSYEQTHRKKNDEAVAHALSRFAADTVTVDYEPPKPQPPKIDQTASLLIQERPQLSWNDHYERIRDFILNYEHDRVLYHLVIGWLKNSLEALTLLKASDSEFAVRDELGRVLLHYAVMNGQLDIAEEVLARSERVGISIDVKDNDGWTPLLWAARASTTQRQLHPNDPMTTDMVSFLLERGADPTIEGLGFSAPSPASQIASYSGADDIGDLIVAKAGKEPPSAKRRGKRGANGFCVCYLLEIVGSYVLCDTCLDFQLCFKCSRSRSKFHPRHSFRDQAEEWDDNGNMEPEKPEVVPQTPIKMLNSNIPALAPEEGSQSDEFDDEIVG, translated from the exons ATGGCTGCAGCCACGGAGGAGACGACGTTGAAAACgggggaagaggaggagctgccTCAGGGAGCAGAGGTCCTAGTCAGCGACGTTAATGAGCTGCACGATAATGCGGCCTCGAATGAACAAAGCCCCAAGGATACAGGgaatgacgatgaagatgaagatgagaaggagaaggaagactACAAAGCCTACTCTCGCCCTCTCGGCGACGACCACCATCTTGGATTGGAAGTGGTTTCGGGAGACGAGGGAGATCAGAACACCAGCTCTGTCTCCTATGAGCAA ACGCACAGGAAAAAGAACGACGAAGCTGTGGCTCATGCGCTTTCTCGGTTTGCCGCAGATACTGTCACTGTTGACTACGAACCTCCCAAGCCTCAACCACCCAAAATTGACCAAACAGCCTCGCTGCTTATCCAAGAACGACCACAACTCTCATGGAATGACCACTACGAAAGGATTAGagactttattttaaattatgaACATGATAGGGTTCTATACCATCTCGTCATTGGCTGGCTCAAGAACTCTCTCGAGGCACTCACCCTTTTGAAGGCCTCCGACTCTGAGTTTGCCGTCAGGGATGAGCTTGGCCGAGTCCTTCTTCACTATGCTGTGATGAATGGTCAATTGGACATCGCGGAAGAAGTGCTGGCACGATCAGAACGAGTCGGCATCAGTATTGATGTCAAGGATAATGACGGATGGACACCACTTCTCTGGGCAGCTCGCGCATCGACAACTCAGCGCCAATTGCATCCGAACGATCCAATGACAACCGATATGGTGTCTTTCCTGTTAGAGAGAGGAGCGGATCCCACAATAGAGGGGTTAGGGTTCTCCGCCCCATCTCCTGCCTCTCAAATTGCCTCCTACTCTGGAGCTGATGA TATTGGTGATCTGATCGTGGCCAAGGCCGGCAAAGAGCCCCCGTCAGCAAAGAGGCGAGGCAAACGAGGGGCTAATGGTTTCTGCGTTTGCTACTTGCTCGAGATCGTGGGCAGCTATGTCCTGTGTGACACCTGCCTTGACTTTCAGCTGTGTTTCAAATGTTCCAGATCCAGGTCCAAGTTTCACCCTCGTCACTCATTTCGCGATCAAGCGGAGGAATGGGATGACAATGGGAACATGGAGCCCGAAAAGCCTGAAGTAGTTCCTCAAACGCCAATTAAGATGCTCAATAGTAATATTCCAGCACTAGCACCAGAAGAAGGGAGCCAGAGCGATGAGTTTGATGACGAAATTGTGGGTTAG
- a CDS encoding MFS domain-containing protein, with protein sequence MEKDPGHGDSSHYEKDGSAVLQNPTSFASHEGRRKSVAVNIVENPLQNKSPETVVAEARAYAEEHGLSEHADLFGRAALVARDGDSFPSLSELSEDEREALQYEKDHKWHGPVMLWYAIGLCAVGAATQGWDQTGANGANLSFPKEFGIEDEPWTIGIINSIIFLTAGLIGAFIVDPLNHYFGRRGEIFITACCLVATPIGSGFAKSWQGLFAARFVMGIGIGAKNATVPIYSAEMAPARIRGALVMFWQLWVTVGIFLGFCANVILKDVGKIAWRLELGSAFIPAFILAAGIYFCPESPRWLMKHGRHAEAWKSMCQLRAHPIIGTRDYYYSYVIYQEELKEARGAGYFDRLWDCFAVPRIRRANYGASTVMLAQQMCGINIISFYSSSIFTRVGYSDDQALFASLGYGAIQVVFTIPTLFLIDTKGRRTLTLATFPMMCIFLLAGGLSLLNDSESVSQAARIGPVVLFVYLFTIMYCLGEGPVAFQYSAEVFPTIQREQGMAWAVCINNTFAGVLGLTFPKMQDVMTPTGAFGFYAGLNLVAWAMIFCFVRETKQMTLEEIDQVFSVPTKSFISYELRVWLPYFIKRHVLRQKIEKPAPIIEKAEKSDA encoded by the exons ATGGAAAAGGATCCAGGACACGGCGACTCCTCTCACTATGAGAAGGACGGATCTGCCGTCTTGCAGAACCCTACATCTTTTGCCTCTCATGAGGGCCGTCGCAAGTCGGTCGCAGTCAACATCGTTGAAAACCCCCTCCAG AACAAATCACCCGAGACTGTGGTTGCCGAAGCCCGAGCCTACGCTGAGGAACACGGACTGTCTGAGCATGCCGACCTTTTTGGTCGGGCTGCTCTCGTCGCACGAGATGGTGACAGCTTCCCCAGCTTGTCCGAGTTGAGCGAGGATGAGCGCGAGGCTCTGCAATACGAGAAGGACCACAAGTGGCATGGCCCAGTGATGCTTTGGTATGCCATTGGTCTTTGTGCCGTTGGTGCTGCTACCCAGGGTTGGGATCAGACTGGTGCCAATGGTGCCAACTTGTCATTCCCTAAGGAGTTTGGCATTGAAGATGAACCCTGGACTATTGGAAtcatcaactccatcatcttcctcacAGCTGGCCTCAT TGGCGCCTTTATTGTCGATCCCCTGAACCACTACTTCGGACGAAGAGGCGAGATCTTTATCACTGCCTGCTGCTTGGTAGCGACCCCTATCGGTTCTGGTTTCGCCAAGTCTTGGCAAGGCCTCTTCGCAGCACGCTTTGTCATGGGCATCGGCATCGGAGCCAAGAACGCCACCGTTCCCATCTATTCTGCTGAGATGGCCCCGGCCCGCATCCGTGGTGCTCTTGTCATGTTCTGGCAGCTCTGGGTCACAGTTG GTATCTTCCTCGGCTTTTGCGCCAATGTCATTCTTAAGGATGTTGGCAAGATTGCGTGGCGCCTCGAACTTGGCTCTGCCTTCATCCCTGCCTTTATCCTTGCCGCCGGCATCTACTTTTGCCCTGAATCTCCTCGTTGGCTCATGAAGCATGGCAGGCACGCCGAAGCATGGAAATCCATGTGCCAGCTTCGAGCGCATCCAATCATCGGCACACGAGATTACTACTACTCATATGTCATCTACCAGGAAGAACTCAAGGAAGCAAGGGGAGCCGGATACTTTGATCGTCTGTGGGATTGCTTTGCCGTACCCAGAATCAGAAGAGCAAACTACGGTGCTTCGACCGTCATGCTGGCCCAGCAGATGTGCGGAATCAACA TCATCTCGTTCTACAGCTCAAGCATCTTTACCAGAGTGGGCTATAGCGATGACCAGGCCTTGTTCGCTTCCCTGGGCTATGGTGCCATCCAGGTCGTTTTCACAATCCCGACCTTGTTCCTGATCGATACCAAGGGTCGCCGAACTTTGACCCTGGCT ACCTTCCCCATGATGTGCATTTTCCTCTTGGCAGGTGGTCTTTCCCTGCTGAACGACTCAGAGAGCGTGTCCCAGGCTGCTCGAATCGGACCCGTCGTTCT CTTCGTCTACCTTTTCACCATTATGTACTGCCTGGGTGAAGGACCCGTTGCCTTCCAGTACTCTGCCGAGGTCTTCCCCACCATCCAGCGAGAGCAGGGAATGGCCTGGGCTGTCtgcatcaacaacaccttTG CTGGTGTTCTTGGCCTGACCTTCCCCAAGATGCAAGATGTCATGACTCCAACCGGAGCCT TTGGATTCTACGCTGGCCTCAACTTAGTTGCCTGGGCTATGATATTCTGCTTTGTCCGAGAGACTAAGCAAATGACCCTGGAAGAAATTGACC AGGTCTTTTCCGTCCCAACCAAGAGCTTCATCTCATATGAACTCAGAGTTTGGCTTCCCTACTTCATCAAGCGCCACGTCTTGCGACAAAAGATTGAGAAGCCTGCGCCTATTATTgagaaggccgagaagagcgacgCTTGA